The segment GCCCGCAGCTTGCGAAATGTCCGGCTCAAGGCTCAGCTCGTGATCATGTGTCGCCGGATTGTCGCGACAACAGCCGCCGGGTCTTCGAGCACCTCGTTGTTCCAGAAGCGCAGCACGGTGAAGCCGCAGGCTTCGAGATACCGAGTGCGATGCGCATCGGCTTCGCGCTTCGCGGCGTGCTGCCCGCCGTCCACCTCAATGACGAGCCGATATGCATGGCACACGAAATCGACAACGTACGGGCCGATGGGCTGTTCACGCCTGAACTTGACGCCATCCACTTGGCGGCGACGCACGTGGCGCCAAAGCATCCGCCCGGCATCCGTGGTTCGACGGCGCTGTTTTCGAGCGCGACCCGTTTGGACGGCCATCGGCTTGCCACTGCCCTGCGTGTTCGGTCATCGGGACGCTCGCGCGCTGCCACCACACGCTGCAAACCCACGCATGTCTAGGCGCCCTGTCCTTTAGGAATT is part of the Limimonas halophila genome and harbors:
- a CDS encoding endonuclease domain-containing protein encodes the protein MAVQTGRARKQRRRTTDAGRMLWRHVRRRQVDGVKFRREQPIGPYVVDFVCHAYRLVIEVDGGQHAAKREADAHRTRYLEACGFTVLRFWNNEVLEDPAAVVATIRRHMITS